The genomic interval ACATGATTTGAAATCTTGAAGTATTACTTATGAACAGGATGTCTGATGGTCATATACCCATGGCAACAAACCAAACATGGACAGGAGTGTTTTGACAATTTTGGTTCAactgacagcagcctcacatttcccccccccctcccagcTCCCCTTCTCTGATCTGCCCTGCTGAACTTCTACCCATGTTATCAGTAGCAGCAACATTTCTGGGGTACACAGCCAACGACGCgaacaaaaaggaagaaaaacaacaacaggtaGGGAGAGGGAAGTCTCAAGTTCATCTAACCTCGGTTCAGAGGACCCAGTGTTGAGACAGCATGCAAAAATGGATACTAACATGACATGGAATCTGGATCAAGTGATGACAGAACTAACATTAACTAAAGTCCATGTGGACATAACAGTGCAGAGCCCAACGGTGACAACTGTCAGTGTAATACTTTCATAGTTTAGTCTGCAGACAGACTTGAAGTAGAATGAAAACATGCAGTTTCACTTTACAGCACGTCAGTCTTTGAGGGTAAAAACGTCTCAACTGCTTTTCACATCTAACCTTATGTTCCCTGTGTGAACTGTCAGCAGCTGTCTATCTCTGAATAAACAGCCGTTGGCAGTTTCAGAATTCAAGGTTACACggcgctcctaaatattccagtGTCGATGAGAAAGAGACATTTTACAGAAATAGATCTGCATTACCGAGCTCTGAAAAGAACTCAACAAGCCAACaattatacattaaaaaataaacatgtcgcAGTAAAGTTATCTGGGATCAGTAGTACCACCAACATTGTCATAAGAGGAGcaggttaaaaaacaaattccAGCAGATGACACAGTCCATTTCCTGGCACAGTTAGAAACCATGCAGACAGATCAAAACAACAGACTTCTGAAAGTACCGTTCAAACAAAACCATCACTGTTCAAATGTCACACTGGTGCTTGTGGcattaagaggaaaaaaaaaaaaagcatgttttaTATACAAATCATATGTACCCATCATCAGTAGTGTCTAATGTCAAAGTCAAAAGTAAACACCCATCATGATGTctttacacaaaacacaaaaatatatttaaaaaaaaacaacagtatttTTCATTGCCATTTCATACGCCTCTTATTTGCTCAGTGTGCACGATGTCATCGCCTGTCACAAGCGGGGTCACTATGGCTACATCCACGTTTGCACTCTTATTAAATGAATGCGACGACCCCTTAAAATCTAACGTCTGAAAGATGGTGAAGACTCGACTGAACGACTTGTTTTCACGTCAAGGCTCTGGTTTGTCACATCTCATCTCACAGTGTTTTTcatcaacaaaatgaaataaaaactatcaacaaataaataaaaagtaaaaccaTCCCAAAACATTATCCCTGCCACATTTCAAAACGAACACCAGGAGTGGACCACATCCGGTATGAGACACCTGAAGGAGCCACACATGATGAGGAAGCTACAGTTGAGTGCACCTAATTTCTGTTTTCGTTTATCGGCTGTTCATGCTCAACTACCAAACGTCCCATTACTTGTTTTGTCTAATGAGGACGTCTTAGTGTCTTAAAAACATGCTAGTAGTCCAGACACCTTTCACACACATGGCTAGAAAACAGTgcttcagccacacacacacacacacacacacacacacacacacacacacacacacacacacacacacacacacacagaatgtgaTGTTGCATGGCCAACAGACTATGAAGTGTTATCTTAAACGTAAAAGCCACAATGTTCTTGACTCTTCTGGACAAGGTTAGTCCATTATGGGACACATTTCtgagaggtaaaaaaaaaaaaagagcaaacaaacaaaaagaaatcccGTCACTGTACAGTTGTAAGAATTCCTGCCAtgggaaatgaaaacaaaagtgtgaTGATATTAACAGTGGTAGTGCTGTAGTGTTGTGGCCCATGGAGAAATGGGGGTCGaagggaagagggaggagacacGAGGAACAAAGGGGAAGGTGGAAGAAAAGTCAGGAAGGGGAAGGGTGACTCTCAGTAGTTTTGGCTAAAAAGGTGAGGTAGGCCTCGTCACAACTTGGAGTGTGGCTTTAAAACTGGCAGGGTTTTCATTTGCAGTCTGTCtttagtgtttgttttcctATGGGAGTGTGGTCTGGTTGTGCGTCTCCAGCGCGCCTGTTTTCTCAAACGCCGCCTGGACGCTCACATCTTGACGTCCTCCTCCACGCTGAGCTGAGACAGGGTCTTCTTGATGCGCAGGGCAGTCAGTCTGGCTGCTCCGTTGGCATACCAGCACTCCCTCATGATCTTGCCCATCACACGCAGTGACTGCACGGGAAAAGGAACACAGGTTCGATTTATAAGACTGAGAACTCTAAAACAGCCTCTGTCTATGAAGAAAAGAATCCATCAGAGGGGACAGCTCTCAGGAAAATCACTTTACAAACATTAGGAAAATTAAGCCTGTGTGAATTTCTGACAGTCCCAGTGGTAGTGTATTGAATTAGCAGTACATTTTAAGGATTGAGAccaaaaacaaatgagaaatatgTTTACCGAGGTAATGAATCAAGTGAGAATTAGTGCCCCTTTCTCTGAAGACTCCATACTTTTGAAAACCAGTGGAGTCACCCACTGCTGGCCATTACTAAAAAGGCACTTTGATTTACTGATTTTATAATTCTTGCTTATTTTGATGCCAGAAGAGGAAATATATTGTGACATTGTGATTTTTTCAGTTCAAAAAATGTGGTATGTTTTTgataagtttaaaaatgtacataaatacTTTTTAACAAACACCAACTAGGTGTGTAGACAGATGCCTTTAAGACATATTTGCCTATAAACATCATTTCTGGATATTAAAGTGTAAACttcaattatacattttaatttaattaatagcCTAAATAAAAGATGTTGGCGTAGGTTGGTCTGGAGCCCTGATAACAGTTAAAATATtgacttaaaaacatttttttttttaattagtttagtTAGAcaattgaattattttaatacTCTTGCATATCATTTTATTGTTAGCAGTCCATATCCaactcaggacgtcctgtataATCCAAACTGATAAAGCTACATAGATAGATGGATGATAGAGCTGCCTTCCTATACAGCCGCTGAATGTATTATTAGAAGACGGCCAGTGCAGCTGTTGGTGTTTAGTCTATATAGAGTGAGACATACCTCGTAACTCTGCCACCAGTTGGGCACATTGGGCCTCAGTTTCTGGTCACACACCACCTTCCTCATCTCCTCTATGGAGGGGTCAGAGGGCACCAGGTCGTAGTAGGGCAGCTGGTACTCCTCGTGGATACCTGCAGCGCACAGTGAAGAAGCCTTCTCGTTCTCATGCTCTTGTTACACACATTGATTCAGTCACATCAGCTGATGAATGTGATCTTACCTCCTGCATTACAGCGACGTGCAATCTCCCAGTACACCAGACCCAGCGCGTAAATGTCGGCACACTTAAAGGAATCAAAGTGTTTCATGTTGATGGTTTCGTCCAAGACTTCTGGAGCCATATACCTGAGGTGGACACAAGGGGCAGGTGGTAGTAAATACATCAGttcagatttattttcagtCACTAAAGGTGGTCAAAAGACTTTTCAACCATTTTATAATATAATTCAAGGTTAATGGTCTCAaaattgtaatgttttcaaatgatttgcctcagtggtaaaaaaaaaaaaaaaaaaaaaacaggtcataaagccattaaaaatatatgagcacaaacaaacattcatcACCGCTATCTTCTTAAAGGTCAGAGAGTTTACCTTCATAAAACTCCATggacaataaaaaaagatcaaGCTGGTGATATTAAATGTTGTATGTTATGTCAGCTTCAATAAAAAAGGGACCAAAATTAAGAATGCATCTCTCAGTACGTTCACTTTTCTATCTTATTAGTAGCACTCAGCACCAAGCTCATTAGGTCTTAATGAAGATAGTTGTCAGCCATTAATTTAATCGATTAATTGGTTAGAGTAAATatctctgattccagctccttaaaatgtaattttccaGTTTCTATACTGATGAGTAAACTGAAGATCTTTGGGttgaggacaaaacaagacatttgaggacatcagCTTAGAGAAGGatgaaaaatgtctgtttccTTAAGCctgatattttaaaaagactAGACAACCAATCAATTTACCACATTGACCCATACTACTTACACCAGTGAGACAGTTCAAGCTGTGGCTCACTTATATGTCTTTAACAGTTTTTAGACATCATGGAGGTCCTATGGAATGTAGACTACACTTGTTTGTGTCCATGGGATTTGTAGATGATACATAAAGTATATAATGTTGCCCTTCAAAGAACTGCATATCTCCATTTGTGTGCTTATGATGATGGAAACATTTACCTCTTAGTGCCCACGCGCTGGTTCGGTGCTATATCGATTGTGTCTGTGATGGACTCGTGGCGGACTGCCAGGCCGAGGTCAGCTATAGCACACATGCCGTTCTTCTTGACCAGGATATTTTTAGACTTGAGGTCACGGTGAGCAATGCCAGGCTTACCTGCAGGAGACCGGATAACATATCATTATATCTGCATCAAGAGCTCAGCAGAAATAGCCCCTGCTTGCTGAATGTAAATAACCACTTTATGCGCTGTTCTGTTCCTGCTGAgttcatttgtttattcattgccTGCTGCGTTTTTACATGATGGGTCATCTCACCCTGAGTGCCAAGGATCTCCATGTGTAGGTGTGCCAGGCCGCTGGCAGCAGACAGGGCCAGTTTAATCATGCCCTCGATGGTGACGGAGTAGCGGTTCAGGTAGTCGAAAAGAGAGCCGTGCTCGTGATAGTCTGACACCAGCCACAGCTGAGTCCATGTGCCATTGTCTGGAAGAGAGCAAAAAAACACGAGTCAGAGACAATTCACATGGTTTAATTCAACTCACTTCACTCAATTACTGGAAAATTTGTGAGAAACAATACAAGTGAAAATGTGATTTAGAATTTTCTAGCTATTCTATTTCATTTATTAACATGTCTTCTTGCAGACTAGTGGAGAATGAAGAATTGAAAGTGAGCtggacagtgtgcaggagtttTTGTCCTCTATGCGCCTGTCAATCAATATGCAAAAGGATTTAATCTGTGAGACTAGCGGACATAAAatattgaacaaacacatttaggtgtttattttaattcagaCCCCCCTTCTGTAGATTATTTAATGCATATTAAACTTGTTAGCcctatttgcatatttaaacactggtaatacaaaaaataattgtcttaatCCAAGTAATCATCTGGGGAAGTTTAATGgcgataatatatatatttttttacctgCAGTATCTTCCCTTAAACTAAAACAGACCTCACTCAGCAAAAGAAAATTTTGTTCAATCTAATTTTCTTTAGATTTGAAAGTACTTTGACTTTCTTGTTGTTTAGATAATCTCAAAATGTAGCTGAACAGTGGTCCTTGATAACATTCATTTCATATAAATGGTCCAGGTCTCCATAAACTTCCTCACCTTTATTGTCTGCTGCTATGAATCCCAGGATATTTTCGTGGCGCAGCATGATTGTCTGGTAGATCTCTGCCTCTCTGAACCAGGAGCGCTCCTCTCTGgatgagaagatcttcaccgcCACATCTCCTCCCCTCCATTTCCCTCTCCACACCTCCCCAAAACGTCCTTTTCCTATTATCTCCTGCAGCACAATGGTTCTAGCCACCGTCCGCTGCACAAACAGGGGCAAAcctgcagggggcagcagagagATGAACAAACATTTAGCCAGCATTCCCTGTATGTTCTGTAGGTGTGGGTCACTAAGTGTTGCAGATGAATAATCATTCAGGTTCATATTTATAGAATCACATATAGAAGACGGCTCTTCTTCTTGGTCTTTGTGCTTCAAAACCacatatctttttttaatttcatagcTATGTCACGTCGGTGAGGCACCATGTACTGACCAGATCCTGATCCAGAGGTGGACATGTCATAGATGAGGTCCTGCAGGGTCTTGTCCTTGGCCAAGTACAGATGGTCACAGGATGGGTCCTCAACCTCCAGCCTCTGCCTGTGGCTGTAAGCCCTCTGATGATACTGGAACAGGAAGACTCCGACCATCAGCAGCACGCAGAGTAGGAACACCGGTCCTGCGATGACTGCCACCAGTTCCACCGGCCCCCAGGAGCCCCCTGGGCCCGACCATACTTCTGTTGTTGGGACtaggaggagaagaagatgtGATTATTTTAACATTCTGTGCAACAGTGCTGCTGTTGGACTTATAGAGCTCTCATGATTGATGATGTAACCTCACCGGGGACTTTCAGGTCAATACTGTTGCAGTAATCTTCATAGCAGCAATGTGTGTTGAGCAGGCCTTCAGCGCTCAGACAGTAGAAGGGTTGTCCAGGGGGGACCAGATTGTCCCGGTTAATACAGATGCGTACGTGTTGCTCCTTCCCCTGGATGAAGTATGTGGAGGCCATGCAGGCGCCATCTGTCTCGCACTCATAGCCTTGCTTCTCACAGTTTGTGCAGTTACAACGTAGAGCTGAAGGTAAAGACAAGAAAATTAGAGCCATTAGCTTAAAGTCATCTATAGCACTTCAACATTttgtccagcagggggcaaGCTAAACCCACAGTTTCAAGACAGGATGTAAAGAGTATAGAGTCAATTCAGTTGTAGGCATTTTGTGATGTGCAGACACAGAGCTTGaagttgagcagcagcagccagacgGCCCCAGCGGCCCTGAAATCAGATCCTTCACTGCAGATGAACCCAAACACGCAGGGTGGAGACGGACCTGCCCAGTGGGACAGACAAAGTGAAACCCAACAAGGGGAGAGGACTCCTGCCAAATCCCCAATGCAGCATTCTGCTccattcctctcctctgtctttctcacaCTGACAGAGAACTGCCACTGTTTAAGCTAATGAGACAGGAGTTTTATTAAACACAACACCCTCCTGCACGGTGACCTATTAAAGCTGACACAATGGAACTCAGCTGCAGCCGCTATAAATGATAAAACTACTGTGGTCCATCTACACACTCACTCCGCACAAATCTGCCACATCTAAAGCAGAACCAGAGTTGGTTGGGCAACTAAGAGAGCAACTGCAAACTGATTAGATTTGGagtgaaatgtgattttgaGTCATAGCACACATGCTTCTCATTTAGATTAAGGTCAGCACAAAAGGCTTCTTCCAAGGATTTCTGTGACCAAATAGAGTGCAAAGTAGGACCAGGCAAGGCTAGATGTTAGTGGGACTGTGAGACTAGTTTTcccatggggaaaaaaaacagaagtggcTGAGCTCAACCAAATCCCCATCAGAGGTAAATGACAAACTGTCTGACTGACAACGGGGCTGTGAACGAGGCGTGACAGGCCAAGAGCCGATCCGTGGTTGGAAAACAAAGACTGGACCACTCAAGACTAATCGCTGTGGACTTACTGAAGACTAGGCCACcgtaccaacaacaacacagaagacacaaaaCAGGGAGGAATTTCCATCCCTATTCTCCTTGCAAAAGAAGCGGCTCAGCATCGGTTGGACCACTGACAATGTTTGCCacggaggaaagaaaagattttAAGAGTGGCAAGCTTCCACTAATCCCCTGTGTCTTATCCTGAGGGTTTCTTTGACCAGATGAGCTCACTGATCTTCCCTCTTTGTACCAACTTGGGTCTCTGTCAAAAGGTGTCAGCAGATTTAAACACATTCTTGAAACCAACAGAGTTGTCACACGATAAGGCTTttgttcagtaaaaaaaaaaaaaatctaaatgactGATGCACTGATTGCGCCATCACTATGTTACATCCAAATGGCAAAACCACAAACCTTGCCGTCATAGGTTTCAACTCTACTGAGGTCAGGGAGGTTGTGGTCTGTGTGGGAGCATTTTTTTGCATCAATCGTGTATGCTGATGTGTCTTCTTGTCCACTGAGCAGTAACTGGAAATGTGGAACACTATCAGTAatatttttcatctgtttaGTGTTTgcgtgagtgcatgtgtgtgtgagtgttgctCTCCGGGAGGTGAGCGGGAAAGTGGCAGGAACTCTTGGCTGACTGTGTCCAAAATCACTACAGCTCACATGCAGATGGAATTTCCTGCAGATTACACAGAGGTGAAGCAGGCTGGGCctgataaagagagaaaaacaagctCTGTGCCACATCATGCTAATCTGCAACataaatacagcaaaataatttagttaaataaaaacagatgacaGGAGTAACAGCTGTAGGTTAGAAAGCTGGACGACACTTGATATCTAACATCAAATCAGACAACTTGGATCCCTCCTTCCATTAAGCTCCTCTTGTTTAGGCCTGATGTTTACTACTCTCAGTGAAATAAATCAATCTGCAGCTACTGAGTCCAGACACGAGCCATTTTGGTCCATCCATCCTCAAAGTAAGTGCAACTTCTAAAACGTGTACATTTGTGAGAGGCAGCCTTCACTCTACACTCACATTACAGCCAACTGCTGTAAACTACATTTAATCTTTAGTTTCATCATGAGAATCAAACTGAAGGTTATGAAATCatctcaccacacacacattgcagtaaTAGACAGCAATAAATTAACGACAGCAATCTGATGAGAACACCATGATCTGACATGAACAGGCACATCCATCATGGAGACTCTGTGTGTGGCAAGACAGATGGTccacagacatacagacagaagctcAGGAAGGAAaccaaacatggctggaaacacacacattcccctCTCCAGTCGGCCATGGATGGTTTGTGGTCTACCAAGAGTTTGGTTTGTGGCAACGTTTCCGTTTCGTTAAAGGTTGTAACCATACCATATGTAGGCTGcttacacacaaaacaacaacactatGGGTGGCCTATGTGAAAATAGAAAATCTTGACAGGATATGTTAGATGACTGGTTGCCCTATGTAGATAAGAATGGTGTTGAGTGCTCTTGAAAAAAGGTACagcaaataagaaaaaaagtatcAGTACAAGAAATATCAAACAGTATTTATCAATGTGGCTAAATCAGGGCTCCAATGGTTTGGTGATACAATAGAACCAGTGGTTGAAACATGTGGgcttttttaatgatttagccTCGTTGATAAAAGCTTTTAATAATTATTTCCTTGTTTTGACACCTCTTTCTTACATGGACTGCCTGGGTTGCCTCTGTTGTTTGAGGTAATATTATCTATtgatggagacagaaaacatttataGATAAAATAACCTGATCCAGTTAcctaaatacaaaacaaattaagGTCATTTATcatgtggaagaaaaaaagccaGTAAAGCCAATAATACTGTTATTAAACAGGCCTAATCACTGATTTGCAGCATTGCCCATTACAATCTAACACCACCAGAAATATTAAAGGGATACCTCTTAGAACAAATCTCTACGAGCGGACAAGTCACTCACAGGAAATGACACAATGTgacctgaaaaataaaatggtcaattcacagtagggctgcacaactGATCAAAATATTATTGAAATCCCAATGTGGCCAAAGGCCCCAATACCCTAATCTCAGAAACCTTCAATTTCTTTGATGAAGATAAAATTTGTGACagaacagcattataatgaagtacaAGAGTCTTGCAGAGATGCCCTGCCCTACACACCTTGTACTCCAGATGcaagaaaacatatttgttttCTACAGACTGTCCCATCATTCtgatttcaactgttttttgcAGTGAAAAATTAAATTGTGACACAAAAATGATTATTCTTGCTAATCGTGAATTATCTCACAATCATATTAAATTACTGACTGATCTCACACCACTGTGTATATCCTCATCATATCACCCAGCCcaacatttcacaaaagatGGCACAATGTGGAACCAAAGCCtcaaaaattaaatgtaaaatgaaacTTCAATCATACCAGACAGCCCACTGGTATATAACTAAGAAAGAACTCCTGGTCCACTAGCATTTACCCAAATGCCATGTTGTTTGCACAGTGCTCTGCATATCGAGCAGGATTTAGAGCAGAAGTGTCAAAAAGCTAAACTTGAAGGAATAATATCAAGCCAAAATACACATGGATCTGAGTAGAGGCCGGGTGTGTGAGGTTTTTGAGTGAACTCTGCTCTTGTATCCACATAATTGGTGGTCTTTACACTGGCCCTTTGTGTGGAGATTAAGACGACATGAGGAGGGATTGGACTGGCCCTGCACGAACAAAGAGCGGAGTGGAGTGGGGGAGCGCACTTCTGCATGGAGCAGCGAGTGTGGGGGGATGGGTGGTGCACTACGCAGGGGACAGGGCCAGGGGTAACAACCTCGATGTTTGGGGGCTGCTCTGGGCCAGACAGGATGGGGGCTGGTCCCAAATTGGGCAGGACAATACGTAGGGGAGGGGGCAGAGGGTAACGAGGGGGACTTACGGGGCCCCCCAGCTGCGATCGAGGTCTGCCCAAGTGACCAGCCGCGACCGTCATTAAAACCCAGTCTAGACTTTGACTTGCGGGAGGGGGTAAATAACAGGAAAAGGGGAACAGTGGAAGACAGAGGGGAGAAAACGGCGCAAAGAGCGATTCCTTTGAGCTGCTAGTGTGTGAAGTTCCTATCATTCCGTTCATGTTGAGACAGGAAATGGCAGATACCGTGAGGAAGGGATTAATAAAACATTGTTGCCATAACCAGCGTCGCCTTAACTTGGACCCACTAAAAACCACAGCATAGTCCCATtccaaacacattcacacattaaCCTCGATGACcgtgttgtgtgtgtacatgtgttgtTTGGACCAACTCATGCGGAGCAACTCTGTCAAAACAGAGGTGAACTTTGTAGTACGGCAAGATGATGAAGACGGTGGAAAACACTCCTAAGTGTGCTTGGCGCAGGGCGGCCGAggttacaaacacacacatacaaagcgGGTTTCTGGGGGCTACGCGTCGCAGACAGAGACAGTCGGTTCATGCGTGTGTACGGGGAGCAGAGCACCATTACCAAAATGCACCAGCTGAAATTAGATCCATACAGATACCAGACTGAGAGCTGATCAAGACAAGCAGACGCCACCAGACAGTGTgagtgcacgcacacacacacacgcgcgcgcgcgcacacacacacacacacacaccacaactgTGTCCTAATCAATGCTAGGGGAAGGAGGAAAGTCATTACCTTTGTCTGCATCTCAGGGTCAGATTACTGATCTGATTCTAAAGTGAAGTCTCTGGGGCTGATGCTGCTTCTACTATCTCTACCAACCACCACCCTCGAGGCTACATcccatcctgtctgtctgtggcccCGGACGAGTTCAAAGGCACACAAGTGTGAGCTCAGGCTCACATTGGTTTGCTGCACAAATTCACAAACTGGTCAACGTTGCCTCTATAATGCTCAAGTATGTTTCAGTATTGTGAGCCAATTTATCTACCATGTGACTTGAGCTTAAAAACCCTTCTGAGTATTCACAGAGACTTAACAAttgctccttcttcttcctctctacAACTATTGTTTTACCCTGGTAACAGCTACGGCTGGTTATTGAGCTTCAACACTGTTTTGGGACAGACCAACAGATAGGCCTGTCACGATCACTACTTCATTGACGTATTGTTAGGGACTGGATGATAAAAGATTTTACTGAGTATGGCGATAAAGACCTCATAATAAGTGTTCATTTTTGGGACAATCATGAATGTCCTCACATTAATAACTTGATAAAGCTGTCTAGCTAGCTGACGTACAGTCATGAATTGGTCTCcttatttattttgactttgCTTAGCCTGTCAACATAACATGAAGGCTGAGCTTGCACACTGTATCCCTATTTATTTCaagtttcaagaatatttggaTGGTTATCAGGATAATATCgtcaatcataataatgttgaTCGGAATAAAAGTGACATGAAATTTTCATACTGTCACACATCTCCTTATGATACTTATCTTTTATATATTGTACGTATCTTATCAACTTCTCGATATATGAATATGACCCTGACCATTTTTGCTGACCCGATGTGTTAAcatgcaagttttttttttatacagaagCATGCCACCAACATTTTAGCGAAGATGTTGCCAGGACGACAGGGTTTTCCTAACATTATAAGGACCTAAGCATTTgctattaaaacattttattgattttttcgGGTATGCAATTAAATGTTATGATGTTTTCTGTATTGAGGATAGACATTGGATTGGAATTTGAAAAATAGTATGAGTATTAAGAATTAAAAGGTCAGTAGTCTTTGTAGTTGGGGTGGACTGATTAGCTTTTTTGGGGCCGATACAGATAAGAAGTCAAAGAGACTGAAAACCAGTATTTGAGACGAATATTCATCTATAGTAAAAATGAAACTGTGTCAAAAATTGAATGGAAATTTTATGGAAAAACCCTAACATTTACTCAAGGACTGTTCTTCAGTACAATTGTCAGGTACTTTATtaccattttcattttctctaaACGTCCTCTTCATTTATTTGAGacatttagttactttgcagattcagattattctaTGCTTTAAGGCTATAAATTGTGACGTGTTAAAAATCAGATATTGTTGTGACGGGGACTTTAagtgagaggatgctgcataagagccaaagtagcacattttaaatcagtttattttatcagcaatctgacagaaaatgtaacGTTACAGATAATtatgaaaaagctgaatatcgACCAGGTAATGGGCCAGGGCTGAACCTTGGTCTACCCCTACTCCGCTAGGATGTACTTGAATTATACAGTCTATACaactattatatatatatatatatatatatatatatatatatatatatatatatatatagatatatatatatatatatatatatatatatatatatatatatatatatatatatatatatatatatatatatatatatatatatatatatatatatatatatataaatagtgTAAGTGGCATAAAATGGTCTTCAAATGACAATAACATTGTTTATTGCAGTCATTCCTGGGCTAATATatacatcacaaaaaaaagtaGTTCCTATTAATGGCCTACCAAGAGAATCTTTGGTATTAAAAGTCACGCAAGTCTGGTAATGTTTGTGATGCTCAATATGTTAAGCTACCAGCCTTGTAGATACATATTTTCATTGTCTAAATAATCAGCAGACACGAAAAATAGAATATTTCTCAAAAGAAAACTGACTGTAAATCAGGACTACCATTCAaaactaaatataaatgtagatAATGACGCCATGCTGCTCAGTAAggaaaaacacatacaaaagaTGATTAATGGTATTTAGCATACAATGTGTAATTAGATAATATTATGACACCAAAAACAACTAGATCTAATTACCATCATCTAATAGTCCCAGCCCTAATGCTGTACTGATGTAGGAAATACACAACGACCAGTAGAAATAATTCTGCCACGTTAATCTTAATAAAATTAAATTTACTACAGAAAAAGAGCAACTTTGCACACTGTAGTTTATTGCCAGGATGACTTCTTAACTGCCAAGTGAAACACACTCAGTTTCGTTTTGAGCCAACATCACTATGGAGGCTGGAGAAAGACAAGAGGTAGACGTTTAAAACGTAATTCAAGAACTAGTTAGATAATATAGACTTGCA from Sparus aurata chromosome 7, fSpaAur1.1, whole genome shotgun sequence carries:
- the acvr1ba gene encoding activin A receptor type 1Ba, translated to MALKRIALPLLALCGLVAVGNALRCNCTNCEKQGYECETDGACMASTYFIQGKEQHVRICINRDNLVPPGQPFYCLSAEGLLNTHCCYEDYCNSIDLKVPVPTTEVWSGPGGSWGPVELVAVIAGPVFLLCVLLMVGVFLFQYHQRAYSHRQRLEVEDPSCDHLYLAKDKTLQDLIYDMSTSGSGSGLPLFVQRTVARTIVLQEIIGKGRFGEVWRGKWRGGDVAVKIFSSREERSWFREAEIYQTIMLRHENILGFIAADNKDNGTWTQLWLVSDYHEHGSLFDYLNRYSVTIEGMIKLALSAASGLAHLHMEILGTQGKPGIAHRDLKSKNILVKKNGMCAIADLGLAVRHESITDTIDIAPNQRVGTKRYMAPEVLDETINMKHFDSFKCADIYALGLVYWEIARRCNAGGIHEEYQLPYYDLVPSDPSIEEMRKVVCDQKLRPNVPNWWQSYESLRVMGKIMRECWYANGAARLTALRIKKTLSQLSVEEDVKM